In a genomic window of Callithrix jacchus isolate 240 chromosome 22, calJac240_pri, whole genome shotgun sequence:
- the RPL13A gene encoding large ribosomal subunit protein uL13 isoform X1 → MAEVQVLVLDGRGHLLGRLAAIVAKQVLLGRKVVVVRCEGINISGNFYRNKLKYLAFLRKRMNTNPSRGPYHFRAPSRIFWRTVRGMLPHKTKRGQAALDRLKVFDGIPPPYDKKKRMVVPAALKVVRLKPTRKFAYLGRLAHEVGWKYQAVTATLEEKRKEKAKIHYRKKKQLMRLRKQAEKNVEKKINKYTEVLKTHGLLV, encoded by the exons GTCCTGGTGCTTGATGGTCGAGGCCATCTCCTGGGCCGCCTGGCAGCCATCGTGGCTAAGCAGGTACTGCTGG gCCGGAAGGTGGTGGTCGTTCGCTGCGAGGGCATCAACATTTCTGGCAATTTCTACAGAAACAAGT TGAAGTACCTGGCTTTCCTCCGCAAGCGGATGAACACCAACCCTTCCCGAGGCCCCTACCACTTCCGGGCCCCCAGCCGCATCTTCTGGCGGACCGTGCGAG GCATGCTGCCCCACAAGACCAAGCGAGGCCAGGCCGCCTTGGACCGCCTAAAGGTTTTTGATGGCATCCCACCGCCCTACGACAAG AAAAAGCGGATGGTGGTTCCTGCAGCCCTCAAGGTTGTACGTCTGAAGCCCACAAGGAAG TTTGCCTATCTCGGGCGCCTGGCTCACGAGGTTGGCTGGAAGTACCAGGCAGTGACTGCCAccctggaggagaagaggaaggagaaagccaAGATCCACTACCGGAAGAAGAAACAGCTCATG AGGCTACGGAAACAAGCCGAGAAGAATGTggagaagaaaattaacaaatacacaGAGGTCCTCAAGACCCATGGACTCCTGGTCTGA
- the RPL13A gene encoding large ribosomal subunit protein uL13 isoform X2, whose translation MNTNPSRGPYHFRAPSRIFWRTVRGMLPHKTKRGQAALDRLKVFDGIPPPYDKKKRMVVPAALKVVRLKPTRKFAYLGRLAHEVGWKYQAVTATLEEKRKEKAKIHYRKKKQLMRLRKQAEKNVEKKINKYTEVLKTHGLLV comes from the exons ATGAACACCAACCCTTCCCGAGGCCCCTACCACTTCCGGGCCCCCAGCCGCATCTTCTGGCGGACCGTGCGAG GCATGCTGCCCCACAAGACCAAGCGAGGCCAGGCCGCCTTGGACCGCCTAAAGGTTTTTGATGGCATCCCACCGCCCTACGACAAG AAAAAGCGGATGGTGGTTCCTGCAGCCCTCAAGGTTGTACGTCTGAAGCCCACAAGGAAG TTTGCCTATCTCGGGCGCCTGGCTCACGAGGTTGGCTGGAAGTACCAGGCAGTGACTGCCAccctggaggagaagaggaaggagaaagccaAGATCCACTACCGGAAGAAGAAACAGCTCATG AGGCTACGGAAACAAGCCGAGAAGAATGTggagaagaaaattaacaaatacacaGAGGTCCTCAAGACCCATGGACTCCTGGTCTGA